From the genome of Hyalangium gracile, one region includes:
- a CDS encoding TolB-like translocation protein: MLTLRRWPGGSPLLACLLLLASGCAFVSPRFSQEVQTSFARDEMRKLTTRSMELYYPEQLKPAALRIAARVEACVDRLRDLSWSKRPRDRMLVYMTSAGFNNAYVQPDLASTPQQMVMPSHMSLELFHLMNLGETELGDVGCHEAVHYVQMQQEEGLWYGINFTTGGILQPNIFTESWFLEGLATYYEGQFDKSTGRPHSPVWRGWFESLVQERGGDLNPGHMSSDHRQADPFGGNYLTGSHFVAWLVRKHGEKRLWQLIHEQGQSWAPPFGVTLRFRRVYGKTIGGLFDDFTAELKQELRPRERPASQSVVVPEVGYFARLAASARDGATAIVHVGREQPPRLTVHERDGSERFSRRLTLMLPGREWILSNPSVMSGMSFTPDGALLYLVAADLDSQGAYISRLWRVDARTGEVLRTWEIRDGLGGGVTPDGAGYVFVDIQGGDTANLVRLNLETGQQEPLTRFEGHVSLGALAVSPDGQRVAFVMKGRSGWDLALRGQDGSVRWLTWDGRFNYSPRWLDDDQILFLREHDARLQVHVLRLSTGELRRITDAPHLVMDAQPTGDGHVVFLNRAGVNFSIDRAPIVPLPDDPPQTAAASTPAPAAPEAAPPPAPSATPTAPEAPPPAESVPGTPPAPDAFAEFPGAPPSSPPPPETPAPEAPTPGALASDAPTAAFPALTTVPLADAPLASIPSAPEVEVISDKPYSTLERFFYPELRIPLVLAYRDEDTDDLRVTGLVSLAGQDRLGFHAWAINASYDSNTKYPSISVNYGNALPAPWYVLTSFGYARDEDQEDIQATISASRTFWTTPVAFGVLGLRRQYYNADDGSPRELTSLVGPRISTSYFAGESSTYGGTQRGLGFSLTAGAFPKAFGTDTLLGDVRAEVETYLGGLPILGRDNLRLSVAGRFLPGAPEGLLEVGGIASGTPFYQSEESRGLGLSRQFQPGTTFSEYLRGYEDYTFRARHAVIGNALYRYRFIIDYGWASTLYLLPSVFVNQLEVEGFGSWARTDFKENHRAAGGAVRLQLTFGQLVPVGLYYQVAHRFDACPDPIDLVDQCADPLHMVGVSF, encoded by the coding sequence ATGCTCACGCTCCGTCGCTGGCCCGGGGGCTCTCCCCTCCTCGCCTGCCTGCTCCTGCTTGCCTCGGGGTGCGCTTTCGTCTCACCCCGGTTTTCCCAGGAGGTCCAGACGTCCTTCGCCCGGGACGAGATGCGCAAGCTCACCACCCGCTCCATGGAGCTGTACTACCCGGAGCAGCTCAAGCCCGCCGCCCTGCGCATCGCCGCCCGGGTGGAGGCCTGCGTGGACCGGCTGAGGGATCTGTCCTGGAGCAAACGGCCCAGGGATCGCATGCTCGTCTACATGACGAGCGCGGGCTTCAACAACGCGTACGTCCAGCCGGACCTGGCGAGCACCCCGCAGCAGATGGTGATGCCGTCGCACATGAGCCTGGAGCTCTTCCACCTGATGAACCTGGGTGAGACGGAGCTGGGCGACGTGGGCTGTCACGAGGCCGTCCACTACGTGCAGATGCAGCAGGAAGAGGGGCTCTGGTACGGCATCAACTTCACCACCGGGGGCATCCTCCAGCCCAACATCTTCACCGAGTCCTGGTTCCTGGAGGGGCTGGCCACCTACTACGAGGGCCAGTTCGACAAGAGCACCGGGCGCCCGCACAGCCCCGTCTGGCGCGGCTGGTTCGAGTCCCTGGTGCAGGAGCGCGGCGGGGACCTGAACCCCGGCCACATGTCGTCCGACCACCGGCAGGCGGACCCGTTCGGCGGCAACTACCTCACGGGCAGCCACTTCGTCGCGTGGCTGGTGCGCAAGCATGGCGAGAAGAGGCTCTGGCAGCTCATCCACGAGCAGGGCCAGTCCTGGGCTCCTCCCTTCGGCGTGACGCTGCGCTTCCGGCGCGTGTACGGCAAGACGATCGGGGGCCTGTTCGACGACTTCACCGCGGAGCTGAAGCAGGAGCTGCGCCCGCGAGAGCGCCCGGCCTCCCAGTCCGTGGTGGTGCCGGAAGTGGGGTACTTCGCGAGGCTGGCGGCCTCTGCCAGGGACGGCGCCACGGCGATCGTCCACGTCGGGCGCGAGCAGCCGCCGCGCCTCACGGTGCACGAGCGGGATGGCTCCGAGCGCTTCTCCCGAAGGCTCACGCTGATGCTGCCCGGCCGCGAGTGGATCCTCAGCAACCCGTCCGTGATGAGCGGCATGTCCTTCACGCCGGATGGTGCCCTGCTCTACCTGGTGGCCGCCGACCTGGACAGCCAGGGCGCCTACATCTCGCGACTGTGGCGGGTGGATGCGCGCACCGGCGAGGTGCTGCGCACCTGGGAGATCCGGGACGGCCTGGGCGGTGGCGTCACGCCGGACGGCGCGGGGTACGTCTTCGTGGACATCCAGGGCGGGGACACCGCGAACCTCGTCCGCCTGAACCTGGAGACAGGCCAGCAGGAGCCACTCACCCGCTTCGAGGGCCACGTCTCGCTCGGAGCGCTGGCCGTCTCTCCGGACGGGCAGCGCGTGGCGTTCGTCATGAAGGGACGCAGCGGCTGGGATCTGGCGCTGCGGGGACAGGACGGCAGCGTGCGCTGGCTCACGTGGGACGGGCGCTTCAACTACTCGCCCAGGTGGCTGGATGACGATCAGATCCTCTTCCTGCGCGAGCACGACGCGCGGCTCCAGGTGCACGTCCTGCGGCTCTCCACGGGAGAACTCCGGCGCATCACCGATGCGCCGCACCTGGTGATGGACGCGCAGCCCACGGGAGACGGCCATGTGGTGTTCCTCAACCGCGCGGGCGTGAACTTCTCGATCGATCGAGCCCCCATCGTGCCGCTGCCGGACGATCCTCCCCAGACGGCCGCGGCCTCGACGCCAGCACCGGCCGCGCCTGAAGCCGCGCCTCCGCCCGCGCCCTCCGCCACGCCAACGGCTCCGGAGGCTCCGCCGCCAGCGGAGTCCGTCCCAGGCACGCCGCCCGCTCCGGATGCCTTCGCCGAGTTCCCCGGCGCTCCCCCCTCCTCCCCTCCTCCGCCTGAAACGCCCGCGCCGGAGGCTCCGACTCCGGGTGCCCTCGCGTCCGACGCCCCCACCGCCGCGTTCCCCGCGCTCACCACCGTGCCCCTGGCGGATGCGCCGCTGGCCAGCATTCCCTCCGCCCCCGAGGTGGAGGTCATCTCCGACAAGCCGTACTCAACGCTCGAGAGATTCTTCTACCCGGAGCTGCGCATCCCGCTCGTGCTCGCCTACCGGGACGAGGACACCGATGACCTCCGGGTGACGGGACTGGTCTCCCTGGCGGGACAGGATCGGCTCGGCTTCCACGCCTGGGCGATCAACGCCTCCTACGACTCCAATACGAAGTACCCGAGCATCTCCGTGAACTACGGCAACGCGTTGCCTGCTCCGTGGTACGTGCTGACCTCGTTCGGCTACGCGAGGGATGAGGACCAGGAGGACATCCAGGCCACGATCTCGGCGTCTCGGACCTTCTGGACCACGCCGGTCGCCTTCGGAGTGCTCGGCCTGCGGCGCCAGTACTACAACGCGGACGATGGCTCCCCCCGAGAGCTCACGTCGCTCGTCGGACCGCGGATCTCCACGTCCTACTTCGCCGGCGAGAGCAGCACGTATGGCGGGACGCAGCGGGGGCTCGGCTTCTCGCTGACGGCGGGCGCCTTCCCCAAGGCGTTCGGCACCGACACCCTGCTGGGAGACGTGCGAGCCGAGGTGGAGACCTACCTCGGAGGCCTCCCCATCCTGGGCAGGGACAACCTGCGCCTCTCGGTGGCGGGCCGCTTCCTGCCCGGCGCTCCCGAGGGCCTGCTCGAGGTCGGCGGCATCGCCTCGGGCACCCCGTTCTACCAGTCCGAGGAGAGCCGCGGCCTGGGCCTCTCCCGGCAGTTCCAGCCGGGCACCACCTTCTCCGAGTACCTGCGCGGCTACGAGGACTACACCTTCCGCGCCCGTCACGCCGTCATCGGCAACGCGCTCTACCGCTACCGCTTCATCATCGACTACGGCTGGGCGTCCACGCTGTACCTGCTGCCCTCGGTGTTCGTGAACCAGCTCGAGGTGGAGGGCTTCGGCTCCTGGGCGCGCACGGACTTCAAGGAGAACCACCGCGCGGCGGGCGGCGCCGTCCGCCTCCAGCTCACCTTCGGGCAGCTCGTCCCGGTGGGGCTCTACTACCAGGTCGCCCACCGCTTCGACGCGTGCCCGGATCCGATCGATCTCGTCGACCAGTGCGCGGACCCGCTCCACATGGTGGGCGTGTCCTTCTGA
- the nadD gene encoding nicotinate (nicotinamide) nucleotide adenylyltransferase: MRVALLGGSFNPPHVGHLLAAQYVHATQDVDAVWLMPAYQHPFGKALAPFEHRVRMCEVLCQEVSGWLRTSRVEEEVAQRGGSGYTVETLTYLRERHPEVSFSLIIGSDILKDLPNWKSFDRIEQMVRVLVLYRAGYPAPGTLGPPLAEVSSTQIREMLSRGQRPAELVPSRVLDYAHQAGLYGL, translated from the coding sequence TTGCGGGTCGCGCTGCTGGGAGGTTCGTTCAATCCGCCCCATGTGGGCCATCTGCTGGCCGCCCAGTACGTGCACGCCACGCAGGACGTGGACGCGGTGTGGCTGATGCCCGCCTACCAGCACCCGTTCGGCAAGGCGCTGGCGCCCTTCGAGCACCGCGTGCGGATGTGCGAGGTGCTGTGCCAGGAGGTCTCCGGCTGGCTGCGGACGAGCCGGGTGGAGGAGGAGGTCGCTCAGCGCGGCGGCTCCGGGTACACCGTGGAGACGCTGACGTACCTGAGGGAGCGCCATCCGGAGGTGAGCTTCTCGCTCATCATCGGCTCGGACATCCTGAAGGATCTGCCGAACTGGAAGAGCTTCGATCGGATCGAGCAGATGGTGCGGGTGCTGGTGCTGTACCGGGCCGGCTACCCGGCGCCGGGGACGCTGGGGCCGCCGCTGGCGGAGGTGTCCTCCACGCAGATCCGCGAGATGCTGTCCCGAGGGCAGCGCCCGGCGGAGCTGGTGCCGTCCCGTGTGCTCGACTACGCGCACCAGGCCGGCCTCTACGGCCTGTGA
- a CDS encoding exo-beta-N-acetylmuramidase NamZ family protein, with product MKVKTGLDVWVEQGFSALEGKRVGAIVNPTSVDSRFRHLADLLAQTPGVTLAALFGPEHGIRGEAQYMVAVGEARDRRTGVPVHSLYGSTFESLSPKKEWLAGLDALVFDIQDVGARYYTYVYTMALAMKVAAQAKVPFFVLDRPNPLGGTALEGNLVGERYRSFVGLYPLPNRHGMTAGELARLFNAEFGLGCELTVVPCEGWRREMYWPDTGLPFISPSPNMPTPDTALVYPGMCLGEGTNVSEGRGTCRPFEQFGAPWLDSEALVARLEKERLPGVAFRPVGFTPTFDKFKGESCNGAFIHVTDRRTFLPLRTGIAIFQAVRDVSGGKFAWRADAYEFVEDVPAFDLLCGTDQVRRGMEEGWPLERLVEGFSAQTDAFEKQRRPYLLYA from the coding sequence ATGAAGGTGAAGACGGGACTGGATGTGTGGGTGGAGCAGGGCTTCTCCGCGCTCGAGGGCAAGCGCGTGGGCGCCATCGTCAATCCCACGAGCGTGGACTCGCGCTTCCGTCACCTGGCGGATCTGCTGGCGCAGACGCCGGGGGTGACGCTGGCGGCGCTCTTCGGGCCGGAGCACGGCATTCGCGGCGAGGCCCAGTACATGGTGGCCGTGGGCGAGGCCCGTGACAGACGCACCGGCGTGCCCGTGCACAGCCTCTACGGCTCTACCTTCGAGTCGCTGTCTCCCAAGAAGGAGTGGCTCGCGGGGCTGGATGCGCTCGTCTTCGACATCCAGGACGTGGGCGCCCGCTACTACACCTACGTGTACACCATGGCGCTGGCCATGAAGGTGGCGGCCCAGGCGAAGGTGCCCTTCTTCGTGCTGGATCGGCCCAACCCGCTGGGCGGCACCGCCCTGGAGGGAAACCTGGTGGGCGAGCGCTACCGCTCCTTCGTGGGCCTGTACCCGCTGCCCAACCGCCACGGCATGACGGCGGGGGAGCTGGCCCGGCTCTTCAATGCCGAGTTCGGCCTCGGGTGCGAGCTGACGGTGGTGCCCTGCGAGGGCTGGCGCCGGGAGATGTACTGGCCCGACACCGGGCTGCCCTTCATCTCGCCCTCGCCCAACATGCCCACGCCGGACACCGCGCTCGTCTATCCCGGCATGTGCCTGGGCGAGGGGACCAACGTCTCCGAGGGCCGCGGCACCTGCCGCCCCTTCGAGCAGTTCGGCGCCCCGTGGCTGGACTCCGAGGCCCTGGTGGCGCGGCTGGAGAAGGAGCGCCTGCCGGGCGTCGCCTTCCGCCCCGTGGGCTTTACGCCCACCTTCGACAAGTTCAAGGGCGAGTCCTGCAACGGCGCCTTCATCCACGTGACGGATCGACGCACCTTCCTGCCGCTGCGCACGGGGATCGCCATCTTCCAGGCTGTCCGGGATGTCTCGGGAGGAAAGTTCGCCTGGCGCGCGGACGCCTACGAGTTCGTCGAGGACGTGCCGGCCTTCGATCTGCTGTGCGGCACGGATCAGGTACGCCGGGGTATGGAAGAGGGGTGGCCCCTGGAGAGGCTCGTGGAGGGCTTCTCCGCCCAGACGGACGCCTTCGAGAAGCAAAGGAGGCCCTACCTGCTGTACGCTTGA
- a CDS encoding adenylate/guanylate cyclase domain-containing protein yields MKTANLAIVFTDIQGFTERTSRQTHEENQRLLRVHHDLLAPLFTAFGGKILKSIGDAFLVTFESPTQAVLSGVAIQDRLWQYNRSAPESEQLHVRVAINVGEVRVESNDVFGEPVNIAARVEGITDAGEVFFTEAVYLSMNKAEVPSQEVGAFELKGIPGKIRVFRVPKGPYRMEAPVTPLPAPAGVTHDGPPFANMALARLGEQPGSAGNALSAVGQRAAVVGVQAKGLVGRGWAGASRFLQGLPERLPPGLRSKLPPGLSGPRLALGVGALAVVMGVAVVMLGPSSSERAIAAVEDAPPGKRAELAEKARKIIQAEEARRPERMEYLLAQLGEARGDMREAVEHYAAAVKQGSSNAEDRIIDLLGHKECGVRTAAVGAIVALKLKSARGELEDLAEEDGPEEGGSKGFLGTGLGGCNSRRAAQEALKRLGND; encoded by the coding sequence TTGAAGACCGCCAACCTCGCCATCGTCTTCACCGACATCCAAGGGTTCACCGAGCGCACCAGCCGGCAGACTCATGAGGAGAACCAGCGCCTGCTGCGGGTGCACCACGACTTGCTGGCGCCGCTGTTCACCGCCTTCGGTGGGAAGATCCTGAAGTCCATCGGCGACGCGTTCCTCGTCACCTTCGAGTCGCCCACCCAGGCGGTCCTCAGCGGCGTGGCGATCCAGGATCGGCTCTGGCAGTACAACCGCTCGGCTCCCGAGAGCGAGCAGCTCCACGTGCGCGTGGCCATCAACGTGGGCGAGGTGCGCGTCGAGTCCAATGACGTCTTCGGCGAGCCGGTGAACATCGCCGCCCGCGTGGAGGGCATCACCGACGCCGGCGAGGTCTTCTTCACCGAGGCCGTGTACCTCTCCATGAACAAGGCGGAGGTGCCCTCGCAGGAGGTGGGCGCGTTCGAGCTCAAGGGCATCCCCGGGAAGATCCGTGTCTTCCGCGTCCCGAAGGGGCCCTACCGCATGGAGGCGCCGGTGACGCCGCTGCCCGCGCCGGCCGGTGTCACCCACGATGGGCCGCCCTTCGCCAACATGGCCCTGGCGCGGCTGGGTGAGCAGCCGGGCTCCGCCGGCAACGCGCTCTCCGCGGTCGGCCAGCGCGCCGCGGTGGTGGGGGTGCAGGCCAAGGGGCTGGTGGGGCGCGGGTGGGCTGGCGCTTCGCGGTTCCTCCAGGGCCTCCCCGAGCGTCTGCCGCCGGGACTGCGCTCGAAGCTGCCTCCCGGGCTGAGCGGGCCGCGTCTGGCGCTGGGAGTTGGAGCCCTGGCGGTGGTGATGGGCGTGGCGGTGGTGATGCTCGGCCCCAGCTCCTCGGAGCGCGCCATCGCCGCCGTGGAGGACGCCCCCCCTGGGAAGCGGGCTGAGCTCGCGGAGAAGGCTCGGAAGATCATCCAGGCGGAGGAGGCCCGGCGCCCCGAGCGGATGGAGTACCTGCTCGCGCAGCTGGGCGAGGCCCGAGGCGACATGCGCGAGGCCGTGGAGCACTACGCGGCGGCCGTGAAGCAAGGCAGCTCCAACGCCGAGGACCGCATCATCGATCTGCTGGGGCACAAGGAGTGCGGTGTGCGCACGGCGGCGGTGGGGGCCATCGTGGCCCTGAAGCTGAAGAGCGCCCGAGGCGAGCTGGAGGATCTGGCCGAGGAGGACGGGCCGGAGGAGGGTGGCTCCAAGGGCTTCCTCGGCACGGGGCTCGGCGGCTGCAACTCGCGGCGCGCGGCGCAGGAGGCGCTCAAGCGCCTGGGCAATGACTGA
- a CDS encoding tetratricopeptide repeat protein, whose product MVWLMLAGALAGALDAPADTALTQALAREEAGDTAGALAEVESVINTWPAWELPRLEAARLMLKLGGELERTEAQLDVASALAPTNPRAYYLRGLLCEERGQPLLAAQAYETALLYRPSYEEARFRVAGLWMARGDWLKAEYHYRFLAKARPEWVQVRLLLAQVLEPQGRAADAERELLAAREYQPDSPLVVRRLAELYERMGREKLAQKLRKELEEPAPKRRLRTLKPSRR is encoded by the coding sequence ATGGTGTGGCTCATGCTTGCGGGCGCTTTGGCGGGCGCTCTCGACGCCCCCGCGGACACCGCCCTGACGCAGGCCCTCGCCCGGGAAGAGGCGGGGGACACCGCGGGAGCACTCGCGGAGGTGGAGTCCGTCATCAACACCTGGCCCGCCTGGGAACTGCCCCGCCTGGAGGCCGCTCGGCTCATGCTGAAGCTCGGCGGAGAGCTGGAGCGCACCGAGGCCCAGCTGGATGTGGCCTCCGCTCTGGCTCCCACGAACCCTCGCGCCTACTACCTACGTGGGTTGCTGTGCGAGGAAAGGGGACAACCCCTGCTCGCTGCCCAGGCCTACGAGACGGCGCTCCTCTATCGCCCCTCTTATGAGGAGGCGCGCTTTCGCGTGGCCGGCCTCTGGATGGCCCGGGGCGACTGGCTCAAGGCGGAGTACCACTACCGCTTCCTCGCCAAGGCCCGGCCCGAGTGGGTGCAGGTACGCCTGCTGCTCGCCCAGGTGCTGGAGCCCCAGGGACGGGCCGCGGATGCCGAGCGCGAATTGCTCGCGGCGCGCGAGTACCAGCCGGACAGCCCGCTGGTGGTCCGGCGGCTCGCCGAGCTGTACGAGCGGATGGGCAGGGAGAAGCTCGCCCAGAAGCTGCGCAAGGAGCTCGAGGAGCCCGCGCCCAAGCGCCGCCTGCGAACGCTCAAGCCGTCTCGTCGGTAG